In Acidobacteriota bacterium, a single genomic region encodes these proteins:
- a CDS encoding ABC transporter permease, whose protein sequence is MIFKRSGHQAEIMRMALDTIRGNKLRSGLTILGVVIGVAVVILISSVVNGLKHNIDVSITEFGSNIVWAFRFDFFTFQRPTEEIRLRKELVKEDAEAMKDLPFVEAVTVGVRYFNPQFGMGTYSLSYNGRKVTNTILEGDTASVKEVYDIHMKEGRMWTDEEDRRSANVVMLGNDTAEELFPGEPGMLKEIKIEGRLFTVIGVAEPRKNVISGGKNPEDNIAYFPLSTLRKMHPELKDHLISVKAVSHEAMPIVMDEMREVLRRRRHVSPQAPDNFAIMTQDSLSDLWGQLTGGLFVFMFAVSSVGLLVGGVGVMNIMLVSVTERTREIGVRKAIGARKRAILLQFTLEAITLTGLGGLIGIISGSALVLIIQFFLTAIPARLSMGWLTAAFLISCAIGLIFGIYPAWKAANLDPIESLRYE, encoded by the coding sequence GTGATCTTCAAGCGCAGTGGACACCAGGCCGAGATCATGCGGATGGCGCTCGATACCATCCGCGGCAACAAGCTGCGTTCCGGCCTCACCATCCTCGGCGTCGTCATCGGCGTCGCCGTCGTCATCCTCATCTCCTCCGTGGTCAACGGACTCAAACACAACATCGACGTCTCCATCACCGAGTTCGGCTCCAACATCGTGTGGGCCTTCCGCTTCGATTTCTTCACCTTCCAGCGCCCGACGGAAGAGATCCGCTTGCGCAAAGAGCTGGTCAAGGAAGATGCCGAGGCGATGAAAGACCTGCCCTTTGTCGAGGCCGTCACCGTGGGCGTGCGCTACTTCAATCCCCAGTTCGGCATGGGTACCTACTCGCTCAGCTACAACGGACGCAAAGTCACCAACACCATCCTTGAAGGCGATACCGCTTCGGTGAAAGAGGTCTACGACATCCACATGAAGGAAGGCCGCATGTGGACGGACGAAGAAGACCGCCGCAGCGCCAACGTGGTTATGCTCGGCAACGACACTGCCGAAGAACTTTTTCCGGGCGAACCGGGCATGCTCAAGGAGATCAAGATCGAAGGTCGCCTCTTTACCGTCATCGGTGTGGCCGAGCCGCGCAAGAACGTGATTTCCGGCGGCAAGAACCCGGAAGACAACATCGCGTACTTCCCCCTGAGCACCTTGCGCAAGATGCACCCTGAACTGAAGGACCATCTCATCAGCGTGAAGGCTGTCTCGCACGAGGCCATGCCCATCGTGATGGACGAGATGCGCGAGGTGTTGCGCCGCCGCCGTCACGTCTCCCCCCAAGCGCCCGACAACTTCGCCATCATGACCCAGGACTCGCTCTCTGACCTCTGGGGACAGTTGACCGGCGGCCTCTTCGTCTTCATGTTCGCCGTCTCGAGCGTAGGATTGCTCGTCGGCGGCGTCGGCGTCATGAACATCATGCTCGTCTCCGTCACTGAGCGGACCCGGGAGATCGGCGTGCGAAAAGCCATTGGCGCCCGCAAACGCGCCATCCTGCTCCAGTTCACGCTCGAAGCCATCACCCTCACCGGGCTCGGCGGGCTTATCGGCATCATTTCCGGCTCGGCCCTCGTCCTCATCATCCAGTTCTTCCTCACCGCGATTCCGGCGCGACTCTCCATGGGATGGCTCACTGCGGCCTTTCTCATCTCCTGTGCCATCGGCCTCATCTTTGGGATCTATCCGGCGTGGAAGGCCGCCAATCTGGACCCCATCGAATCCTTGCGCTATGAATAG
- a CDS encoding ABC transporter permease encodes MSNLEAIRIALQSLWANKLRSVLTLLGVVIGVAAVIAVVTFVNGINSYVAEKVFNLGADVFIVSKMPNVITNIDQLTEGQKRKDITLEDYRAVLEGCRHCSYIGASVNNSNGHIRYGEQSSSDTGVRGWTPSMASIYDLDVVEGRFLTQTDMNTAAHVVIIGADIMDNLMKGVDPVGKEIRIDGQSYTIVGLAKRQGKTLGQSRDNWVMMPISSWQRQYGAHNTIRIWGKAAGVGQTLASAMEEVRVILRSRRHDALGKPDSFDLDTNQSFLSLWASISDNIFAVTIALASISLIIGGIVIMNIMLVSVTERTREIGIRKALGARKTDVLRQFLIEACILAVIGGMFGVVLGFLVAETVTLVIGMPSRIELWAVVAALVVSASVGIFFGVYPARKAANLDPIAALRFEL; translated from the coding sequence ATGAGTAACCTGGAAGCCATCCGCATCGCCCTGCAATCGCTCTGGGCGAACAAACTCCGGTCCGTGCTCACCCTGCTGGGCGTGGTCATCGGCGTGGCCGCCGTGATCGCGGTGGTCACTTTCGTGAACGGCATCAACAGTTACGTGGCCGAGAAGGTCTTCAACCTCGGCGCCGACGTCTTCATCGTGAGCAAGATGCCGAACGTGATCACCAACATTGATCAGCTCACCGAAGGCCAGAAGCGTAAAGACATCACCCTCGAGGACTACCGGGCCGTGCTCGAAGGCTGCCGCCACTGCTCCTACATCGGCGCTTCGGTGAACAACAGCAACGGACACATCCGTTACGGCGAGCAGTCCAGTTCTGACACCGGCGTTCGCGGCTGGACTCCCTCCATGGCTTCCATCTATGACCTCGACGTCGTCGAGGGCCGCTTCCTCACGCAGACAGACATGAATACCGCCGCGCACGTCGTCATCATCGGCGCCGACATCATGGACAACCTGATGAAAGGTGTCGATCCGGTCGGCAAAGAGATCCGCATCGACGGCCAGTCCTACACCATCGTTGGGCTCGCGAAACGCCAGGGAAAGACGCTCGGCCAAAGCCGCGACAATTGGGTGATGATGCCTATCAGCAGCTGGCAGCGCCAATATGGCGCGCACAACACCATCCGCATCTGGGGCAAGGCCGCCGGTGTGGGCCAGACCCTCGCCAGCGCGATGGAAGAAGTCCGCGTCATCCTGCGCTCGCGCCGCCACGATGCCCTCGGCAAGCCGGATTCCTTCGACCTCGATACCAACCAGAGCTTCCTCAGCCTCTGGGCCAGCATCAGCGACAACATCTTTGCCGTCACCATCGCGCTTGCCTCCATCTCGCTCATCATCGGCGGCATCGTCATCATGAACATCATGCTGGTCTCGGTTACCGAGCGCACCCGCGAGATCGGCATCCGCAAAGCCCTGGGCGCGCGCAAGACAGACGTTCTGCGCCAGTTCCTCATTGAAGCTTGCATCCTGGCAGTGATCGGCGGCATGTTTGGCGTAGTGCTCGGCTTCTTGGTCGCCGAGACCGTTACCCTCGTCATTGGCATGCCCTCGCGCATCGAGTTGTGGGCTGTGGTCGCGGCGCTCGTCGTCTCCGCTTCCGTCGGCATCTTCTTCGGCGTGTACCCGGCACGCAAGGCTGCGAACCTCGATCCCATCGCCGCCTTGAGGTTCGAGCTGTGA
- a CDS encoding AMP-binding protein: protein MPRDSLAQYFQDLRRWGSGTAYVHHRGYRWERWSYRRVADTAARFARLLESRGVARGDRVVVWGENCAEWGVAFVGCVLRGAVVVPMDKVATPDFVRRVAEQVDAKLVISSRELPEIDVDLPRVTLPRIILEDLAEVVAEFSAESYSPPPLSRADTLEIVFTSGTTADPKGVVISHGNVLANLEPLAREIAKYSKWERWFHPIRFLNLLPLSHVFGQFLGVFVPQLIGGTVLFQDTLNPTEVLQTVRKERVSVVVAVPRMLQSLADKIERDVEAEGKSAWLRRAFERGKEQKFLRRWLTFRRIHRKLGWKFWAFISGGAALDAETEEFWRRLGYAVIQGYGLTETTSLISVNHPFKLAKGAIGKVLPGRELKLADDGEILVRGENLAAGYWQGKQFTPVLQGEDSRSEDAGWFRTGDVGALDAEGNLFFKGRKKNVIVTPAGMNVFPDDLEGALRRQPEVRDCVVIGLERGGNAEPCAVLLLGHGEAAEVVKRANGSLAEYQQMHSWYVWPEQDFPRTSTQKPRTNLIAAQAQAGLLKTYEPAAASDKATAPEQGALAELIAHITGRPVASFSGALGKNAKLEGDLNLSSLDRVELMSAIEDRYQLDLNESGFAAATTVGELEKMLREQPAFGSTAARTDYEYPRWAQRWPFTWIRPIIYYLLTWPATMLMNKPKVIGRENLRELRGPALVISNHVAYLDVGFILYALPPRLRNRLATAMEGEQLRVMRHPGADVPAWRRPLKKLSYFLTIALFNVFPLPKTTGFREAFAYAGESADRGYSVLIFPEGVRTTTGEMAKFRSGIGLLANRLGLPIIPMRIEDLFPLKVRKQRFARPGTIKVRIGKPVRFPPGTDPEQIAKDLQQIVEYL, encoded by the coding sequence GTGCCACGGGACTCACTCGCGCAGTACTTCCAAGACCTCCGCCGCTGGGGGTCGGGCACTGCCTATGTGCACCACCGCGGATACCGCTGGGAGCGCTGGAGCTATCGCCGCGTGGCCGATACAGCCGCCCGCTTCGCGAGGCTTTTGGAATCGCGCGGCGTCGCCCGTGGCGACCGCGTCGTGGTGTGGGGCGAGAACTGTGCCGAGTGGGGCGTGGCGTTCGTCGGTTGCGTGCTGCGTGGCGCCGTCGTCGTTCCGATGGACAAGGTCGCCACGCCCGACTTCGTCCGCCGCGTGGCCGAGCAAGTGGACGCGAAGCTGGTGATCAGCTCGCGCGAGCTGCCCGAGATCGACGTCGATCTCCCGCGCGTCACGCTCCCGCGCATCATCCTGGAAGATCTTGCCGAAGTTGTGGCGGAGTTTTCCGCGGAATCCTATTCCCCGCCCCCGCTCAGCCGTGCCGACACGCTCGAGATCGTCTTCACCTCGGGCACCACCGCCGACCCCAAGGGCGTGGTCATCTCGCACGGCAACGTGCTCGCGAACCTCGAACCGCTCGCGCGCGAGATCGCGAAGTACAGCAAGTGGGAGCGCTGGTTCCATCCCATCCGCTTCCTCAACCTGCTGCCGCTCTCGCACGTCTTCGGACAGTTCCTCGGCGTCTTCGTGCCGCAACTGATCGGCGGCACCGTCCTTTTTCAAGACACGCTCAACCCCACCGAAGTCCTGCAGACAGTAAGGAAAGAGCGCGTCTCGGTCGTCGTCGCGGTCCCGCGGATGCTGCAATCGCTCGCCGATAAGATCGAGCGCGACGTCGAGGCGGAAGGCAAGAGCGCGTGGCTGCGCCGCGCCTTCGAACGCGGCAAGGAGCAGAAGTTCCTGCGCCGCTGGCTTACCTTCCGCCGCATCCATCGCAAATTGGGTTGGAAGTTCTGGGCGTTCATCTCAGGTGGCGCCGCGCTCGATGCCGAGACGGAAGAGTTCTGGAGGCGACTTGGCTATGCCGTCATCCAGGGCTACGGACTCACCGAGACCACTTCGCTGATCAGCGTGAATCATCCTTTCAAGCTGGCCAAGGGCGCGATCGGCAAGGTGCTGCCCGGCCGCGAGCTCAAGCTGGCCGATGATGGCGAGATCCTGGTCCGCGGCGAGAACCTCGCCGCCGGATACTGGCAGGGCAAGCAGTTCACCCCGGTCCTGCAAGGCGAGGACAGCCGCAGCGAAGATGCGGGATGGTTCCGCACCGGCGACGTCGGCGCGCTCGACGCCGAGGGCAATCTCTTCTTCAAGGGACGCAAGAAGAACGTGATCGTAACGCCCGCCGGCATGAACGTATTTCCCGACGACCTCGAAGGCGCGCTGCGCCGCCAGCCCGAGGTGCGCGATTGCGTCGTCATCGGTCTCGAACGTGGCGGCAACGCCGAACCTTGCGCCGTCCTGCTGCTGGGTCACGGCGAAGCCGCTGAAGTCGTCAAGCGCGCCAACGGCTCGCTCGCCGAGTATCAGCAGATGCACAGCTGGTACGTCTGGCCGGAGCAGGATTTCCCGCGGACTTCCACGCAGAAGCCGCGCACCAACCTGATCGCCGCGCAGGCGCAGGCTGGTTTGCTGAAAACGTACGAACCGGCGGCGGCAAGCGACAAGGCCACCGCTCCCGAGCAAGGCGCGCTCGCCGAGCTCATCGCGCACATCACCGGACGTCCCGTCGCGTCGTTCTCCGGAGCCCTGGGAAAAAACGCCAAGCTCGAAGGCGACCTGAACCTCAGCTCGCTGGACCGCGTGGAGCTGATGTCTGCCATCGAAGACCGCTACCAGCTCGACCTCAACGAGAGCGGATTCGCTGCCGCCACCACCGTCGGCGAGCTCGAGAAGATGCTGCGCGAGCAGCCTGCTTTCGGATCAACGGCGGCGCGCACCGACTACGAATACCCGCGCTGGGCGCAGCGCTGGCCGTTCACCTGGATCCGCCCCATCATCTATTACCTGCTCACCTGGCCGGCGACCATGCTGATGAACAAGCCGAAAGTCATCGGCCGCGAGAATCTGCGCGAGCTACGCGGACCTGCGCTGGTCATCTCGAATCATGTCGCTTACCTCGACGTCGGCTTCATCCTTTACGCGCTGCCGCCGCGCCTGCGCAACCGCCTCGCCACCGCGATGGAAGGCGAGCAGCTTCGCGTGATGCGCCACCCTGGGGCCGATGTCCCGGCATGGCGGCGTCCGCTAAAAAAGCTGAGCTACTTTCTCACCATCGCGCTGTTCAATGTTTTCCCGCTTCCCAAGACCACGGGCTTCCGTGAAGCGTTCGCGTACGCAGGCGAGTCCGCCGACCGTGGCTACAGCGTGCTTATTTTTCCCGAGGGCGTGCGGACGACGACCGGCGAGATGGCGAAGTTCCGCAGTGGTATTGGCCTGCTGGCGAACCGCTTGGGACTGCCCATCATCCCCATGCGCATCGAAGACCTGTTCCCGCTCAAAGTTCGCAAGCAGCGCTTCGCGCGTCCCGGGACCATCAAGGTGCGCATCGGCAAGCCCGTCCGCTTTCCGCCCGGGACGGACCCCGAACAGATCGCGAAAGATTTGCAGCAGATCGTGGAGTATCTCTAA
- the hpnI gene encoding bacteriohopanetetrol glucosamine biosynthesis glycosyltransferase HpnI yields the protein MSVAFQVVFAVLALCGIGFYVISLWSARSFLRARRSALGFAPPVSILKPVRGIDPDQRQAFRSHCLQDYSGDYELIFGVADASDPVVANVELLRQEFPERRIELVVCPEILGANRKVSSLIQMLPRARFEHVLINDSDIRVEPDYLARVLRHFAPAAEGAAQTGMITALYRPIPGRTLGSRLEALGISTEFMAGVLTARQIEGGVHFALGSTLACTRSALAAIGGLETLVDYLADDFELGARISAAGYRVEIADTVVENHIPDYSMRDFFDHQLRWGRSTRSSRPWGYAGLALTFGVVWAAFAALASAGAWWSWLLLAAAAALRVTVALVVGLLVLHDRYVLRDLPLLPLRELIAVVIWVASYAGSRVHWRGEDFVLDKGKIRLA from the coding sequence TTGAGTGTCGCATTCCAAGTCGTCTTTGCCGTGCTCGCGCTCTGCGGCATCGGTTTCTATGTGATCTCGTTGTGGAGCGCGCGTTCCTTCTTGCGCGCGCGGCGTTCCGCTCTCGGCTTCGCGCCGCCAGTCTCGATACTCAAGCCGGTGCGTGGCATCGATCCTGACCAACGCCAAGCCTTCCGTTCCCACTGCTTGCAGGATTACTCCGGCGACTACGAGCTCATCTTCGGCGTCGCGGACGCTTCCGATCCCGTCGTGGCCAACGTGGAGCTACTGCGGCAGGAGTTCCCGGAGCGCCGCATCGAACTGGTCGTCTGTCCGGAGATACTCGGCGCCAATCGCAAGGTCTCAAGCCTCATCCAGATGCTGCCGCGCGCCCGCTTCGAGCACGTGCTCATCAATGACAGCGACATCCGCGTCGAGCCGGACTATCTGGCGCGCGTCCTGCGCCACTTCGCGCCCGCAGCCGAGGGGGCTGCCCAGACCGGCATGATCACGGCGCTGTATCGCCCCATTCCTGGCCGCACACTCGGGTCGAGACTGGAGGCGCTCGGCATCTCCACCGAGTTCATGGCCGGAGTGCTGACCGCGCGGCAGATCGAGGGCGGAGTCCATTTCGCGCTGGGCTCGACCCTGGCATGCACGCGCTCGGCGCTCGCCGCCATCGGCGGCCTCGAGACGCTGGTGGACTACCTGGCTGACGACTTCGAACTCGGCGCGCGCATCTCGGCCGCGGGTTACCGCGTCGAGATCGCCGATACCGTGGTCGAGAACCACATTCCCGATTACTCTATGCGCGACTTCTTCGATCACCAGCTGCGTTGGGGACGCTCCACGCGTAGCTCGCGTCCCTGGGGATACGCTGGCCTCGCGCTCACCTTCGGCGTGGTGTGGGCTGCCTTCGCCGCGCTCGCCAGTGCCGGCGCATGGTGGAGTTGGTTGTTGCTGGCTGCTGCTGCCGCGCTGCGCGTTACCGTCGCGCTGGTCGTCGGATTGCTCGTGCTGCACGACCGTTACGTGCTGCGTGACCTGCCGCTGCTGCCGCTACGCGAGCTCATTGCCGTGGTCATCTGGGTGGCGAGCTACGCCGGCTCGCGCGTCCACTGGCGCGGTGAGGACTTCGTCCTCGATAAGGGCAAGATCCGCCTCGCCTAG
- a CDS encoding response regulator, whose amino-acid sequence MAELSLRRRAPRILVVDDNPDNIILTRELLGSRGYEVTTATSADAAQAAIRAQHPDLILLDVIMPGKTGYELCHELKADPQTRLIPVVMITGLTDREDRIRGIEAGADEFLNKPIFPEELFARVRSLLKLKEFTDELESVETVLFTLALGVEARDPYTEGHCERLSHLAQDLGRFLHLDEDSVIALRRGGVLHDLGKISIPDNILKKGDMLTPEEWEIMKQHPVIGENICKPLKALRLVLPVIRNHHEHWDGSGYPDGLRAHAIPLLARVLQIVDVYDALRTTRPYKPARTHEETERTMREEAARGLWDRELVAEFFTMLEQQKRSVA is encoded by the coding sequence ATGGCTGAACTCTCGTTGCGTCGTCGTGCGCCGCGCATCCTGGTAGTGGACGACAATCCCGACAACATCATCCTCACGCGCGAGCTGCTCGGCTCGCGTGGTTACGAGGTCACGACTGCGACCAGCGCTGACGCGGCGCAGGCAGCCATCCGCGCGCAGCATCCTGACCTGATCCTGCTCGACGTGATCATGCCTGGCAAGACGGGCTACGAGCTGTGCCATGAGTTGAAAGCAGATCCGCAGACGCGGCTCATCCCGGTGGTGATGATCACCGGGCTGACCGACCGCGAAGACCGCATCCGTGGGATCGAGGCCGGCGCCGACGAATTCCTCAACAAGCCGATATTCCCGGAGGAACTGTTCGCCCGCGTGCGCTCGCTGCTGAAGCTCAAAGAGTTCACCGACGAGCTGGAGAGCGTGGAGACGGTGCTATTCACGCTCGCCCTCGGCGTGGAAGCGCGCGATCCCTACACCGAAGGCCACTGCGAGCGGCTTTCGCATCTGGCGCAAGATCTGGGACGCTTCTTGCATCTCGACGAGGATTCCGTGATCGCGCTGCGCCGCGGCGGCGTGCTGCACGACCTGGGAAAGATATCCATCCCCGACAACATCCTGAAGAAGGGCGACATGCTCACTCCGGAAGAGTGGGAGATCATGAAGCAGCACCCGGTGATCGGAGAGAACATCTGCAAGCCGCTGAAGGCGCTGCGGCTGGTGCTGCCCGTCATCCGCAACCATCACGAGCACTGGGATGGCTCGGGATATCCGGACGGGCTGCGCGCGCACGCGATCCCCTTGCTGGCGCGCGTGCTGCAGATCGTGGATGTGTATGACGCGCTGCGCACCACCCGTCCGTATAAACCTGCCCGCACCCACGAAGAGACCGAGCGCACCATGCGCGAGGAAGCCGCGCGCGGTCTGTGGGATAGAGAGCTCGTGGCGGAGTTCTTCACCATGCTCGAGCAGCAGAAGCGGTCCGTCGCCTGA
- a CDS encoding glycosyltransferase family 4 protein, translating to MLLVRVAIDIRRVGSFGIGTYIRNVVRTLARIGPQNEYVLIGLPERFAELGELPPNFTCVPLPHLERAVRAYFAFDTIVKRERCDIAHIPHLFWRPRAMSRPYLVTAHDVMTYMFPRPDESTFRRLFHHRLSRRALAGASRILSVSKFTKSEIVRYFHIPEAKIEVIPNAIDERFRVGHATAADRALVAERYQVNYPFLLYAGNIKPHKNLVRIIEAFSVLKAELKKEGKFPDLKLIIIGDELSKHPDLRRTVIKSGVERDVRFLGFVSIDTLRIFYDLAKIFVFPSLYEGFGLPPLEAMALGTPVVTSNTSSLPEVVGQAAVLVNPENVFEITRALLRVLLDQELRARLKAASIEQAQRFSWETSVGRLLEAYSQVAGN from the coding sequence ATGCTCCTCGTGCGCGTCGCTATCGATATCCGCCGTGTCGGTTCGTTCGGCATCGGGACGTACATCCGCAACGTCGTCCGCACGCTCGCGCGCATCGGCCCGCAGAACGAATACGTCCTCATCGGATTGCCCGAGCGCTTTGCCGAACTGGGCGAGCTGCCGCCCAATTTCACTTGCGTCCCGCTGCCGCATCTCGAGCGCGCCGTGCGCGCTTACTTTGCCTTCGACACCATCGTAAAGCGCGAGCGCTGTGACATCGCCCACATCCCGCACCTGTTCTGGCGGCCCCGCGCCATGTCGCGGCCCTACCTCGTCACCGCGCATGACGTGATGACCTACATGTTCCCGCGGCCCGACGAATCCACGTTCCGCCGTCTCTTTCACCATCGCCTCTCGCGGCGCGCGCTCGCCGGCGCCTCGCGCATACTCTCCGTCTCAAAGTTCACCAAGAGCGAGATCGTGCGCTACTTTCACATCCCGGAAGCGAAGATCGAGGTCATCCCCAACGCCATCGACGAGCGCTTCCGCGTCGGACACGCCACTGCCGCCGACCGCGCTCTCGTTGCCGAGCGCTACCAGGTGAACTATCCGTTCCTGCTTTACGCCGGCAACATCAAGCCGCACAAGAATCTGGTGCGCATCATCGAAGCGTTCTCCGTGCTCAAGGCGGAGCTGAAGAAGGAAGGGAAGTTCCCTGACCTCAAGCTGATCATCATCGGCGACGAGCTGTCGAAGCATCCCGACCTGCGCCGCACCGTGATCAAGAGCGGCGTGGAGCGCGACGTCCGCTTTCTCGGCTTCGTCTCCATCGACACCCTGCGCATCTTCTACGACCTCGCCAAGATCTTCGTCTTCCCCTCGCTCTACGAAGGCTTCGGATTGCCGCCCCTCGAGGCCATGGCGCTGGGCACGCCGGTGGTCACCTCGAACACCTCGTCGCTGCCCGAAGTCGTGGGGCAGGCCGCCGTCCTCGTCAATCCGGAAAACGTCTTCGAGATCACCCGGGCCTTGCTTCGCGTGCTGCTCGACCAGGAGCTGCGCGCGCGTTTGAAGGCGGCCTCCATCGAGCAAGCCCAACGCTTTTCTTGGGAGACATCCGTCGGCCGCCTGCTTGAGGCCTATAGCCAGGTTGCTGGGAACTAA
- a CDS encoding glycosyltransferase family 2 protein, which translates to MSSGTTESRTYSIVIPAYNESERITATLDKVLAHIAQQHWTAEIVVVNDGSRDNTAEIVRRYGRQNPAVRLVENPGNRGKGFSVRNGMMNANGDVLLFTDADLSSPIYEAKKLFDALDAGADVAIGSRWLRAELQTQRQSLLRQIFSRVYNLLLRIILGLRFVDTQCGFKAFKREAAQQIFPRMRIERWGFDPEALYLARKAKLRVDEIAVEWANDDRSKVNPVRDGIRMFTELLRVRWNDLTGKYTAPATPAAVTTGT; encoded by the coding sequence ATGTCGTCCGGAACCACGGAGTCACGTACGTACAGCATCGTCATCCCCGCCTATAACGAGAGCGAGCGCATCACCGCCACACTCGACAAGGTGCTCGCACACATCGCGCAGCAGCACTGGACGGCCGAGATCGTGGTGGTCAACGACGGCTCGCGCGACAACACCGCCGAGATCGTGCGCCGCTACGGCCGGCAGAACCCCGCCGTGCGCCTGGTGGAGAACCCCGGCAACCGCGGCAAGGGCTTCAGCGTGCGCAACGGGATGATGAACGCTAACGGTGACGTCCTGCTGTTCACCGACGCCGATCTTTCCTCGCCCATCTACGAGGCGAAGAAGCTGTTCGACGCCCTCGATGCCGGCGCCGACGTCGCCATCGGCTCGCGCTGGTTGCGCGCAGAGCTGCAGACGCAGCGCCAGTCGCTGCTGCGGCAGATCTTCAGCCGGGTCTACAATCTGCTGCTTCGTATCATCCTCGGCCTCCGCTTCGTGGACACGCAGTGTGGCTTCAAGGCATTCAAACGTGAAGCGGCACAGCAAATCTTTCCACGCATGCGCATCGAGCGCTGGGGCTTCGATCCCGAGGCCCTCTACCTGGCCCGCAAAGCCAAGCTGCGGGTGGATGAGATCGCGGTGGAGTGGGCGAACGACGACCGTTCCAAGGTGAACCCGGTGCGCGATGGCATCCGCATGTTCACCGAGCTGCTGCGCGTCCGCTGGAATGACCTCACGGGGAAATACACCGCGCCGGCGACGCCGGCCGCGGTCACCACCGGCACCTAG
- the cax gene encoding calcium/proton exchanger translates to MSERRERRATSWWHKVPFRCEVGWLNVLLLALPVAIALHFSGDSPFLTFLFAALAIVPLAGILGDSTEALSEYAGPTVGGILNATMGNATELIIGFFALRAGHIEVVKASLAGSIIGNLLLVLGLAIIVGGWNREHQTFSRVAAGANTTMLFLAVAALVLPAVFDLSVYGNLQHAGARIEQLSLWTSGVLIAIYGVSFIFVLKTHKRLFTPENVDEKGEGAMSPPSISKTRALGSMAVATVLIAYMSEMLVGEIDAVTKTLGWTELFVGVIVVAIVGNAAEHSTAIMMARRNKMDLAFTIAVGSSTQIALFVAPVLVFVSLAMGRPMTLVFNAFEIVAVALSVLVVEIISSDGETNWFEGAQLLALYLMLGVAFYFVPGPGQ, encoded by the coding sequence ATGAGCGAACGCCGCGAACGCCGCGCGACTTCGTGGTGGCACAAGGTCCCCTTCCGCTGTGAGGTGGGGTGGCTGAACGTGCTGCTGCTCGCCCTTCCGGTGGCGATCGCCCTGCATTTTTCCGGTGACTCGCCTTTTCTTACTTTCCTTTTCGCCGCCCTCGCCATCGTGCCACTCGCCGGCATCCTGGGCGATTCCACTGAAGCGTTGTCGGAATATGCCGGGCCCACGGTGGGCGGCATCCTGAATGCGACCATGGGAAACGCCACCGAGCTGATCATCGGTTTCTTCGCGCTGCGCGCCGGACATATCGAGGTGGTCAAGGCATCCCTGGCCGGCTCCATCATCGGCAATCTGCTGCTGGTGCTCGGCCTCGCGATCATCGTGGGAGGGTGGAACCGCGAGCACCAGACTTTCTCGCGCGTGGCTGCCGGCGCCAACACCACCATGCTGTTCCTGGCAGTGGCCGCGCTGGTGTTGCCGGCAGTCTTCGATCTCTCCGTCTACGGCAACCTGCAGCACGCGGGAGCACGCATCGAGCAGCTCAGTCTGTGGACCAGCGGCGTGCTGATCGCGATCTATGGCGTGAGTTTCATCTTCGTGCTGAAGACACACAAGCGGCTGTTCACGCCGGAGAACGTGGACGAGAAAGGTGAGGGGGCAATGAGCCCGCCGTCAATCTCAAAGACGCGCGCGCTGGGGTCGATGGCTGTCGCGACCGTGCTCATCGCTTACATGAGCGAGATGCTGGTGGGCGAGATCGATGCGGTCACCAAGACCCTGGGCTGGACGGAACTCTTCGTCGGCGTCATCGTGGTGGCCATCGTGGGCAACGCGGCGGAACATTCCACCGCCATAATGATGGCGCGCCGCAACAAGATGGACCTGGCATTCACCATCGCGGTGGGGTCGAGCACGCAGATCGCGTTGTTTGTGGCGCCGGTGCTGGTGTTCGTCTCGCTGGCGATGGGGCGTCCGATGACGCTGGTGTTCAACGCCTTCGAGATCGTGGCCGTCGCGCTCAGCGTGCTGGTGGTCGAGATCATCTCCTCGGACGGCGAGACCAACTGGTTCGAAGGCGCGCAACTGCTCGCGCTCTACCTCATGCTGGG